One region of Miscanthus floridulus cultivar M001 chromosome 19, ASM1932011v1, whole genome shotgun sequence genomic DNA includes:
- the LOC136528163 gene encoding U-box domain-containing protein 35-like, which translates to MGRSYHDGGRDAGTDLGYPLVAVCIDKDKNSQNALKWAIDSLVQKGQTIVLVHVNTKGTSGGVEDAAGFKQPTDPHMKDLFLPFRCFCTRKDIHCKDVVLDEHDVAKSIIEFSAQAAVEKLVLGATARGGFVRFKADIPTTISKGAPDFCTVYIVNKGKVSSQRNSIRAAPRVSPLRSQIQSAQGDAATPKPEPPPQSQRWSSSSRGHSDHGETPRVDNFRSPFARGGPANTRKSYADLSHMSMPDSADISFVSSTGRRSVEHHSAIPPRMSNGSVDSYDHSFEMSRTPSKWGGDSFGGGMDHTTFSQSSSSSFCSLGMQDDVEAEMKRLRLELKQTMDMYSTACKEALTAKQKAMELQRWKMEEEQKTQDSRITEGSAMAMIEREKAKAKAAMEAAEASQRIAEMEVQKRISAEKKLLKEAEERKNRGSSGMSHEVRYRRYAIEEIEHATDNFNDARKVGEGGYGPVYKGFLDHTQVAIKVLRPDAAQGRSQFQQEVEVLSCIRHPNMVLLLGACPEYGCLVYEYMASGSLDDCLFRRSSGAAGPVIPWQHRFRICAEIATGLLFLHQTKPEPLVHRDLKPGNILLDRNYVSKISDVGLARLVPPSVADTVTQYRMTSTAGTFCYIDPEYQQTGMLGVKSDIYSFGVMLLQIITAKPPMGLSHHVGRAIERGALLDMLDPAVPDWPLEEAQCLAEMALRCCELRRKDRPDLGAVVLPELNRLRALGEDNIQYCGAIRGGSGGGGMGMHSSPFHSNVSLSHAAEMMVDSQYPRSVFSSRASDSPKPPRRSNV; encoded by the exons ATGGGGCGGTCGTACCATGACGGCGGCAGGGACGCGGGGACGGACCTTGGCTACCCGCTGGTGGCCGTGTGCATCGACAAGGACAAGAACAGCCAGAACGCGCTCAAGTGGGCCATCGACTCGCTGGTCCAGAAGGGGCAGACCATCGTCCTCGTCCACGTCAACACCAAGGGCACCTCCGGCGGCGTGGAGGACGCCGCCGGGTTCAAGCAGCCGACGGACCCGCACATGAAGGACCTCTTCCTCCCGTTCCGATGCTTCTGCACCCGCAAAGAC ATCCACTGCAAGGACGTGGTGCTGGACGAGCACGACGTGGCCAAGTCCATCATCGAGTTCTCGGCGCAGGCGGCCGTGGAGAAGCTCGTCCTCGGCGCCACGGCGAGGGGCGGCTTCGTCCGGTTCAAGGCGGACATCCCGACCACCATCTCCAAGGGCGCGCCGGACTTCTGCACGGTGTACATCgtcaacaaggggaaggtgtcgtCGCAGCGCAACTCCATCCGCGCCGCGCCGCGGGTGTCGCCGCTCCGGTCGCAGATCCAATCGGCGCAGGGCGACGCCGCGACGCCcaagcccgagccgccgccgcagTCGCAGCGGTGGTCCTCGTCGTCGAGGGGCCACTCTGACCACGGCGAGACGCCGCGGGTCGACAACTTCCGCTCGCCGTTCGCGCGCGGGGGCCCCGCCAACACGCGCAAGTCGTACGCCGACCTCAGCCACATGTCCATGCCGGACTCGGCGGACATCTCGTTCGTCAGCAGCACCGGGCGCCGGAGCGTCGAGCACCACTCCGCGATCCCGCCGCGGATGTCCAACGGCTCCGTGGACAGCTACGACCACAGCTTCGAGATGTCGCGCACGCCCAGCAAGTGGGGCGGCGACTCCTTCGGCGGCGGCATGGACCACACCACCTTCTCGCAGAGCAGcagctcttccttctgctccctcgGCATG CAGGACGACGTGGAGGCGGAGATGAAGAGGCTACGCCTGGAGCTGAAGCAGACCATGGACATGTACAGCACGGCCTGCAAGGAGGCGCTGACGGCCAAACAGAAGGCCATGGAGCTGCAGCGgtggaagatggaggaggagcagAAGACGCAGGACTCGCGGATAACAGAGGGTTCGGCGATGGCGATGATCGAGCGGGAGAAGGCCAAGGCGAAGGCGGccatggaggcggcggaggcgtcgCAGCGGATCGCGGAGATGGAGGTGCAGAAGCGGATCAGTGCGGAGAAGAAGCTGCTCAAGGAGGCCGAGGAGCGCAAGAACCGCGGCAGCAGCGGCATGTCGCACGAGGTCCGGTACCGCCGCTACGCCATCGAGGAGATCGAGCACGCCACCGACAACTTCAACGACGCGCGCAAGGTGGGCGAGGGCGGGTACGGCCCCGTGTACAAGGGCTTCCTGGACCACACGCAGGTGGCCATCAAGGTGCTCCGCCCCGACGCGGCGCAGGGCCGGTCGCAGTTCCAGCAGGAGGTGGAGGTGCTCAGCTGCATCCGCCACCCCAACATGGTGCTCCTCCTGGGCGCGTGCCCGGAGTACGGCTGCCTCgtgtacgagtacatggccaGCGGCAGCCTCGACGACTGCCTGTTCCGCCGCTCCTCCGGCGCCGCCGGACCCGTCATCCCCTGGCAGCACCGGTTCCGCATCTGCGCCGAGATCGCCACGGGCCTGCTGTTCCTGCACCAGACCAAGCCGGAGCCGCTGGTGCACCGGGACCTCAAGCCGGGGAACATCCTGCTGGACCGCAACTACGTGAGCAAGATCAGCGACGTCGGGCTGGCGCGGCTCGTGCCGCCGTCCGTCGCCGACACCGTGACGCAGTACCGGATGACGTCCACCGCGGGCACCTTCTGCTACATCGACCCGGAGTACCAGCAGACGGGGATGCTCGGCGTCAAGTCCGACATCTACTCCTTCGGCGTCATGCTGCTGCAGATCATCACGGCGAAGCCGCCCATGGGGCTGTCGCACCACGTCGGCCGCGCCATAGAGCGCGGAGCGCTGCTGGACATGCTCGACCCCGCCGTGCCGGACTGGCCCCTGGAGGAGGCGCAGTGCCTCGCCGAGATGGCGCTCCGCTGCTGCGAGCTGCGCCGCAAGGACCGGCCGGACCTCGGCGCCGTCGTGCTCCCAGAGCTCAACCGGCTGCGCGCGCTCGGCGAGGACAACATACAGTACTGCGGCGCCATCaggggcggcagcggcggcggcggcatgggcaTGCACAGCTCGCCGTTCCACAGCAATGTCTCACTGTCGCACGCCGCC GAGATGATGGTCGATTCTCAGTACCCAAGATCAGTGTTCAGCTCAAGAGCGAGCGATTCGCCCAAGCCGCCGAGAAGATCGAACGTTTGA
- the LOC136529804 gene encoding secreted RxLR effector protein 161-like: KAKPIKTPMPTNGHLELDQGGKDVNQKVYRSMIGSLLYLCASRPDIMLSVCMCARFQANPKECHLMAVKRIFRYLVHTPNLGLWYPKGSTFELLGYSDSDYAGCKVTRKSTTGTCQFSGRSLVSWSSKKQNSVALSTAEAEYVAAGACCAQ; this comes from the coding sequence aaggccaagcccatcaagacacccatgccaaccaatggacatcttgaacttgatcaaggaggaaaggacgtcaatcaaaaggtatatcgctccatgattggatcactcctttacctttgtgcatctaggcccgatattatgcttagcgtgtgcatgtgtgcaagatttcaagctaatccaaaagaatgtcatttgatggccgttaagagaatttttcggtatttagtgcacactcctaatcttggcttgtggtatcctaagggctccacttttgagttacttggctattccgattcggattatgccggttgcaaagtaacccgaaagagtactaccgggaCTTGCCAATTTAGTGGTCGCTCCTTGGTATCATGGagctctaaaaagcaaaattccgttgctttgtccaccgccgaagccgagtatgtggcggctggcgcttgctgtgcccaa